The Thermoproteota archaeon genome includes a window with the following:
- a CDS encoding ATP-binding protein: MRADTGDMPVIVTFILLAGILVYKRGHQLLLSLDLSSIATYLTPLMLVLSLTIVALRLRRGKRGIPSINAALVSTDRGTFLAAPLRIEVKGSESQLDFNSLSSMLEDLGVGITVIINRWPGRTFLSWKQEGSLFLSGLIWRKLDSLEETQSMIKAAISALNSSMDGIKVEIDQRIKLDPELFSEIMSMGYEGEELSVRVGRGERTDISVIELGESEGRTFGISLRDLTRHILIIGQTGSGKTTTAKRIIYEAWNLGIPSLILDIHWEYKGFVFQLGGRIFSTKEGLPLACINPLSDLHEVGATFLISETLSSILDLTPSQFYLMNRALKMMRDLSMSGTAPNLRDLVEIVRTLEPTSHAEEESRASLLRKIEPIVSSPGAEIFDCDNLNERILGETISLIEMGDVESDILKQIAVFFILKRLKDLFTREERKSAHPKLIVVIEEAEKLLPSYKDATGMDIIDRLFSELRKFGVSLVLVSQNISEIPEGVVRNAGTKIFHRMDSPSDVKGIRSLISDREIVDRITRLSTGECIVSTPKYIKTVEISPPEEEPLDPKSIEGVILRERFYFP, translated from the coding sequence GTCATCCATCGCCACGTATTTAACCCCTCTAATGTTGGTCCTCTCTCTTACAATCGTAGCTCTCAGGCTCAGGAGAGGTAAGAGAGGAATTCCATCCATCAACGCCGCTCTCGTGAGCACAGACAGAGGGACATTCCTAGCAGCACCTCTGAGGATCGAGGTTAAGGGAAGCGAGTCCCAGCTCGATTTTAATTCACTGAGCAGTATGCTTGAGGACTTGGGCGTGGGGATCACAGTGATCATCAACAGGTGGCCTGGGAGGACCTTCCTCTCGTGGAAGCAGGAGGGTAGCCTGTTCCTAAGCGGGTTGATATGGAGGAAGCTGGATAGCTTGGAGGAGACGCAGAGCATGATAAAAGCGGCGATATCTGCCCTGAACAGTTCTATGGATGGAATAAAGGTAGAGATCGACCAGAGAATCAAATTGGATCCTGAACTATTCTCCGAAATAATGAGTATGGGTTATGAGGGTGAGGAACTCTCTGTCAGGGTGGGGAGGGGGGAGAGGACCGATATCTCCGTAATTGAGCTAGGAGAGAGTGAGGGCAGGACGTTCGGCATATCCCTCAGGGACCTCACTAGACACATCCTCATAATCGGCCAAACCGGTTCTGGTAAGACCACCACCGCTAAGAGAATAATTTATGAGGCTTGGAACCTCGGCATACCCTCCCTAATTCTCGATATTCACTGGGAATACAAGGGGTTCGTGTTTCAGCTGGGAGGCAGGATCTTCTCGACCAAGGAGGGATTGCCCCTCGCCTGCATAAACCCGCTATCGGACTTACACGAGGTGGGAGCGACATTCTTGATATCAGAAACTCTTTCCTCCATACTGGATCTGACCCCTTCTCAGTTTTACCTTATGAATCGGGCTCTCAAGATGATGAGAGATCTATCCATGAGCGGCACAGCACCCAACCTCAGAGACCTTGTAGAGATAGTGCGGACCTTGGAACCGACATCCCACGCCGAAGAAGAGAGCAGAGCATCACTCCTGAGGAAGATAGAGCCGATAGTCAGCTCACCCGGTGCAGAGATCTTTGACTGCGACAACCTCAACGAGAGGATATTGGGGGAGACCATATCACTCATAGAGATGGGAGATGTAGAGAGCGATATCTTGAAGCAGATAGCTGTCTTCTTCATCCTAAAGAGGTTAAAGGACCTGTTCACTCGGGAAGAAAGGAAATCCGCCCACCCTAAATTGATCGTGGTGATTGAGGAGGCCGAGAAGCTCCTTCCCAGCTACAAGGATGCCACGGGCATGGACATCATAGACAGATTGTTCTCGGAGCTCAGGAAGTTCGGCGTGTCCTTGGTGCTAGTGTCCCAGAATATCTCCGAGATACCTGAGGGGGTCGTGAGGAACGCTGGCACTAAGATATTTCACAGGATGGACTCACCATCCGACGTGAAGGGGATCAGATCCTTGATAAGCGACAGGGAAATTGTGGATAGGATAACTAGACTGTCTACTGGGGAGTGCATCGTCTCAACTCCAAAGTACATCAAGACGGTGGAGATTTCACCGCCAGAGGAGGAACCACTCGATCCCAAGTCCATAGAAGGGGTTATATTGAGGGAGAGGTTCTACTTCCCGTGA
- a CDS encoding translin family protein, translating to MIRPSKVTEQLRKSQLELEKLNILREKAISLSRGWLTRCRELILRARGMEDLDRVERELAGILKEIREFLLECKEELGYLDPTLRNIVSDSMQEAVEGIVLSRLLSGKEVPSHEDLGVGPREYVLGIGDSVGELRRVALHLLLEGRIGEAERLAEIMEEIYEGLNLIVLPDSLVPVRRKADVARSLVEKTLSEILMLKSSGGGG from the coding sequence ATGATTCGCCCGAGCAAGGTGACTGAACAGCTGAGGAAGTCTCAACTCGAACTGGAGAAACTGAATATCCTCAGAGAGAAGGCCATATCCCTCTCTAGAGGCTGGCTCACTAGGTGCAGGGAGCTTATATTGAGGGCTAGGGGCATGGAGGATCTGGACAGGGTCGAGAGGGAACTGGCGGGCATCCTAAAAGAGATAAGAGAATTCCTCTTGGAGTGCAAGGAGGAGTTGGGATACTTGGATCCCACTCTGAGGAACATCGTCTCCGATTCCATGCAAGAGGCGGTCGAGGGGATAGTTCTGTCGAGATTGCTTTCCGGAAAAGAAGTTCCGTCCCATGAAGATCTGGGAGTTGGCCCTAGAGAGTACGTGCTGGGCATCGGTGATTCGGTGGGGGAGCTCAGGAGGGTAGCTCTACATTTACTATTGGAGGGAAGGATTGGCGAGGCTGAACGCCTCGCCGAGATTATGGAGGAGATATATGAAGGACTGAACCTCATAGTGCTTCCTGACTCATTAGTCCCGGTCAGGAGGAAGGCGGATGTCGCCAGATCCTTGGTCGAGAAGACCCTCTCGGAGATTCTCATGCTCAAGTCATCGGGTGGTGGGGGATGA
- a CDS encoding radical SAM protein codes for MEKIRVHGGFYLPDPDPPKEAHVELTTSCNLNCKFCYRQSWNERIGFMGEELFDRVLGELNNMGVQDLWFSGWGEPTIHPRFEDFAREAAERFDLGMITNGTTLLRKADAISRYFSWVFVSVDVTDPEMYRKIRVGSSFHVVEEGIRELANRDGAELWISTVLLKSTVSKLPDLIEWAAEVGARGVLLSNLIATHPALAREQIHDKVQPDNVTKIMEEVRTLSMLHHIRVIEPFFYYKTERRCPFIEERAFAITFDGKVVPCLFTLHDYRAWIDGREVEVKQLVFGDLKERSLREIWWSPEYVSFRAKVRIADFPSCNDCLLWDGCHIANSNEFDCWGNSPTCSFCPYYRGAVQCPRSYIARWVIGA; via the coding sequence TTGGAGAAGATAAGGGTACACGGAGGATTTTATCTGCCGGATCCTGATCCCCCCAAGGAGGCACATGTGGAGCTCACAACCTCCTGCAACCTCAACTGCAAATTCTGTTATAGGCAGAGCTGGAATGAGAGGATAGGATTCATGGGTGAGGAGCTGTTCGATCGGGTGCTCGGGGAGCTCAACAACATGGGTGTCCAAGATCTGTGGTTCAGCGGATGGGGAGAGCCCACGATCCACCCGAGGTTCGAGGACTTCGCGAGGGAAGCGGCGGAGAGATTCGATCTAGGGATGATTACCAACGGAACCACTCTCTTGAGGAAAGCCGATGCAATAAGTCGCTATTTCTCTTGGGTTTTCGTAAGCGTGGATGTCACGGATCCGGAGATGTACAGGAAGATCAGGGTGGGATCGAGCTTTCACGTAGTTGAGGAAGGGATCAGGGAGCTAGCCAACAGGGATGGGGCGGAGCTGTGGATCTCCACCGTCCTCCTGAAGAGCACGGTTAGCAAGCTACCTGATCTAATAGAATGGGCAGCTGAGGTAGGGGCTAGGGGTGTTCTCCTGTCCAATCTGATAGCTACTCACCCTGCCCTCGCTCGTGAGCAGATACATGATAAGGTGCAGCCCGATAACGTCACGAAAATCATGGAAGAGGTCAGGACCTTGTCAATGCTCCACCATATTAGGGTGATAGAGCCCTTCTTCTACTACAAGACTGAGAGGAGGTGTCCCTTCATCGAGGAGAGGGCCTTCGCCATCACGTTTGATGGGAAGGTCGTCCCATGCCTCTTCACCCTTCACGACTACAGGGCTTGGATCGATGGAAGGGAGGTGGAGGTAAAGCAGCTAGTTTTCGGCGATCTGAAGGAGAGGAGCTTGAGGGAGATATGGTGGTCCCCCGAGTACGTATCTTTCAGGGCTAAGGTGAGGATCGCTGACTTCCCGTCATGCAACGACTGCCTCCTCTGGGATGGCTGTCACATAGCCAACAGCAACGAGTTCGACTGTTGGGGTAACAGTCCAACTTGCTCCTTCTGCCCCTATTACAGGGGTGCCGTCCAGTGCCCTAGGAGCTACATTGCCCGCTGGGTGATAGGAGCCTGA
- the thrC gene encoding threonine synthase, which translates to MLGEYELRCIKCGRTYRADPWTIVCPHCGGLLEPVFRRKPLGVSWALFRTRRFGVWRYKELLPRVRPITMGEGGTPLIKIGEGLWVKFEGSNPTGSFKDRGMTVAVSLAKEAGVKSVICASTGNTSASVAAYASRAGMRSFVVLPREKVAKGKLAQAVLHGATIVEIDGPFDAALDVVMKVSGRESGLYPLNSINPWRLEGQKTLAFEIADEIGVPDWVVLPVGNAGNISAIWKGFKEMRELGLIDKMPRLAGIQAAGASPIARALKKGLSEPIFNDNPETVATAIRIGRPVNWPKAFKALRESRGVVEIVTDGEILEAQRKLGKMGVGVEPASAASYAGYLKLLGREIFPDDRVVLVATGHALKDPDAFPFPEPVRASSVDEAVDKIRGLAL; encoded by the coding sequence ATGCTCGGGGAATACGAGCTTCGCTGCATCAAATGCGGCAGGACCTACAGAGCCGACCCTTGGACCATAGTTTGCCCTCACTGCGGAGGCCTGCTGGAGCCCGTCTTCAGGAGGAAGCCCCTCGGCGTATCTTGGGCTCTTTTCAGGACGAGGAGGTTCGGGGTATGGAGGTATAAGGAGCTTCTACCCAGAGTGAGGCCCATAACAATGGGCGAGGGAGGTACTCCCCTCATAAAGATAGGCGAGGGGCTCTGGGTGAAATTCGAGGGGAGCAACCCAACAGGATCCTTCAAAGATAGGGGAATGACTGTAGCAGTGTCCTTGGCCAAGGAGGCTGGTGTGAAGAGCGTCATATGCGCCTCCACTGGTAACACCTCCGCCTCCGTCGCTGCTTACGCCTCCAGAGCGGGCATGAGGAGCTTCGTCGTACTGCCGAGGGAAAAGGTAGCCAAGGGGAAGCTGGCTCAGGCGGTGCTCCACGGTGCCACCATCGTGGAGATAGACGGTCCCTTCGATGCCGCATTGGATGTGGTGATGAAAGTATCTGGGAGGGAGAGCGGACTTTATCCCCTCAATTCAATCAATCCTTGGAGGTTGGAGGGTCAGAAGACCCTCGCCTTCGAGATAGCCGATGAGATAGGCGTGCCGGACTGGGTCGTGCTGCCCGTAGGAAACGCTGGCAACATTTCAGCGATATGGAAGGGATTCAAAGAGATGAGAGAGCTGGGTCTGATCGACAAGATGCCTAGGTTGGCGGGCATACAGGCAGCGGGCGCCTCTCCAATAGCTAGAGCTCTTAAGAAGGGGCTTAGCGAGCCTATCTTTAATGATAATCCCGAGACCGTGGCCACCGCGATAAGAATAGGGAGGCCTGTGAACTGGCCGAAGGCCTTCAAGGCCCTCAGGGAGAGCAGGGGTGTCGTCGAGATCGTGACCGATGGAGAGATTCTGGAGGCTCAGAGGAAGCTAGGGAAAATGGGTGTGGGGGTGGAACCAGCTTCGGCCGCATCGTACGCGGGTTACCTGAAGTTACTGGGAAGGGAGATCTTCCCGGACGACAGGGTTGTGCTTGTGGCCACCGGCCACGCCCTAAAGGATCCGGACGCCTTTCCATTCCCCGAGCCAGTGAGGGCCTCCAGCGTTGATGAGGCCGTGGATAAGATAAGGGGGCTAGCCCTATGA
- a CDS encoding CTP-dependent riboflavin kinase → MSRDFKELDPYTSHLLLAVILLGGSKKPVRASDLCEYLNTSRATISRWISRAEDLGFLRSTMARRVQYVMTTQKALELVRTLYEMTQGISWDEEVLMAEVFSGMKEGAYYMSRPGYVMGFKEVVGYIPFPGTLNLRVRGEDISKIREWRRRVRPKVVPGFVEAGRTFGDVEVLPVVLNGSVEAHAIFPLRRHYGDDVLEIIHPESLRIKLNAKDGDIVAITLKKW, encoded by the coding sequence ATGAGCAGGGACTTCAAGGAGCTGGATCCCTACACATCACACCTGCTGCTGGCCGTCATCCTCTTGGGGGGATCGAAAAAACCAGTGAGAGCCTCCGATTTATGCGAATATCTCAACACCTCCAGAGCTACGATATCTAGATGGATTTCTAGGGCGGAGGACTTGGGCTTTCTCAGGTCGACCATGGCTAGAAGGGTCCAGTACGTGATGACCACTCAGAAGGCATTGGAACTCGTCAGAACCCTCTATGAGATGACTCAGGGTATAAGCTGGGACGAAGAGGTACTTATGGCCGAGGTATTCTCGGGGATGAAAGAAGGAGCCTACTACATGTCCAGACCGGGCTATGTGATGGGCTTCAAGGAGGTTGTGGGCTATATACCCTTCCCAGGCACGTTAAACCTCAGAGTGAGGGGAGAAGACATCTCCAAGATAAGGGAATGGAGGAGGAGGGTGAGGCCCAAGGTGGTGCCTGGATTCGTGGAAGCGGGCAGGACATTTGGGGATGTGGAGGTTCTACCCGTGGTTCTAAACGGATCTGTGGAGGCTCACGCAATCTTCCCTCTCAGGAGACATTACGGCGATGATGTACTAGAGATAATACACCCCGAAAGCCTGAGGATTAAATTGAACGCTAAAGACGGAGATATAGTAGCCATCACTCTGAAGAAGTGGTAG
- the deoC gene encoding deoxyribose-phosphate aldolase — protein sequence MDLRGRIDATLLKHDVSLSAVVEFAERAAREGMRSVVVYPFYAQRLTVIDMGIPICTVVGFPHGSQLKEAKVGEAKLAREIGVSEIDYVISIPAVKNGLFDYLKEEADLITAAFSGTVKAIIEVPLLSENELKSTLEALESTDVEYVKTSTGLYRPVTPDDVRRIKELTDKKIKASGGIRTKEQAIELVSSGADVLGTSKPFDIL from the coding sequence ATGGATTTGAGGGGCAGGATAGATGCAACACTACTGAAGCATGATGTCTCCCTGTCGGCGGTCGTGGAATTCGCGGAAAGGGCAGCAAGGGAGGGGATGAGGTCCGTCGTGGTTTACCCCTTCTATGCTCAGCGTCTGACGGTGATAGATATGGGAATACCCATATGCACAGTTGTAGGCTTTCCTCACGGCTCTCAACTCAAGGAAGCGAAAGTGGGGGAGGCGAAACTGGCTCGAGAGATCGGTGTCTCCGAGATAGACTATGTGATCAGCATACCTGCGGTGAAGAACGGACTGTTCGATTACCTGAAGGAGGAAGCTGATCTCATAACTGCTGCCTTCTCAGGTACGGTTAAGGCCATTATTGAGGTACCTCTTCTCTCTGAAAATGAGCTCAAGAGCACATTAGAGGCCTTAGAGTCCACCGACGTGGAGTACGTGAAGACATCCACTGGACTGTACAGGCCCGTGACACCCGACGATGTCAGGAGGATAAAAGAGCTCACTGACAAGAAGATAAAAGCTTCCGGAGGAATAAGGACCAAGGAACAGGCTATTGAGCTGGTTAGTTCGGGAGCCGATGTTTTAGGGACCAGTAAGCCCTTTGACATACTGTAG
- the pyrH gene encoding UMP kinase: MTEGFVLLLGGHVFRGIADGDFSLIERTAKVVRDLFKGRKLAIVTGGSDTARRYIEAVGSLGGSKFLQDQAGILATRLHALVMIAALGKGAFPKVIGDYDEAALAFQLGKIPVSGGMQPGQSTDAVAALMAERLGLGLLVKMTGVDGVYDKDPTRYQDAKKIEELSYDDLERILRDKLYHPGRYELLDALSIKILKRSSISTIILSGDEPEALLDLVSGKRTGSLIKPR; the protein is encoded by the coding sequence ATGACTGAGGGATTCGTCCTACTTCTGGGAGGGCATGTGTTCAGGGGCATCGCCGATGGGGACTTCAGCCTGATCGAGAGAACGGCTAAGGTTGTTAGAGACCTCTTCAAGGGCAGAAAACTGGCTATAGTCACGGGTGGAAGCGATACCGCTAGGAGGTACATAGAGGCCGTCGGATCTTTGGGTGGTAGTAAGTTCCTGCAGGATCAGGCCGGGATACTCGCCACAAGGCTACACGCCCTAGTCATGATAGCGGCGCTGGGGAAGGGCGCCTTCCCCAAGGTGATCGGGGATTACGATGAAGCTGCTCTCGCATTCCAGTTGGGCAAGATACCTGTATCTGGAGGTATGCAGCCCGGGCAGTCCACGGACGCTGTTGCAGCGCTCATGGCCGAGAGGCTTGGCTTGGGCCTCTTAGTGAAGATGACCGGGGTGGACGGAGTTTATGATAAGGACCCCACCCGTTATCAAGACGCCAAGAAGATAGAGGAGTTATCCTACGACGATTTGGAGCGTATTCTGAGGGACAAACTATATCATCCGGGTAGGTACGAGCTTCTCGACGCATTGTCAATCAAGATACTGAAGAGATCGTCTATCTCAACGATAATTTTAAGTGGGGATGAACCTGAGGCTCTACTTGACTTGGTGAGTGGTAAGAGGACGGGGAGCCTAATCAAACCGAGGTGA
- the twy1 gene encoding 4-demethylwyosine synthase TYW1, which produces MSAWIKMLSTGLVRIPDHVRKLMEKQGYKIILNHSAMKPCYWFRKALMEGRTCYKHRFYGIPSWRCLQMTPTASFCNLQCLYCWRLNVSDVPAEFRWKEVPEEGEKWDDPEEIADESIRLQRMIVQGYKGVKVFRKEWVYEAEEPKHAAISLTGEPTLYPHIGGLVEAYAKRGMTTFIVTNGTLPERLEKLEREPTQLYVTVPAPNERLYMEITRPLWPDAWSRLQKTLEMLQSFSSPTVMRIPLIKGFNMDDKVIEEFSRLIKESQPTYVEPKAYMWVGYSRRRLGRENMPTHEEVRAFASKIAELAGYNIIDESPESRIVLLSRLERAIRFY; this is translated from the coding sequence GTGTCAGCATGGATAAAGATGTTATCCACCGGTCTCGTGAGGATACCCGATCACGTAAGGAAACTCATGGAGAAGCAGGGGTACAAAATTATTCTGAATCATTCTGCCATGAAGCCATGCTATTGGTTTAGAAAGGCTCTAATGGAGGGAAGAACCTGCTACAAACACAGGTTCTACGGCATTCCCTCGTGGAGATGCCTCCAGATGACCCCCACCGCGTCCTTCTGCAACCTACAGTGCCTCTACTGCTGGAGGTTGAATGTGAGCGATGTACCGGCCGAGTTCAGGTGGAAGGAGGTACCTGAAGAGGGGGAGAAATGGGATGATCCGGAGGAAATAGCTGATGAGAGTATCAGATTGCAGAGGATGATAGTACAGGGCTACAAGGGAGTGAAGGTGTTTAGAAAAGAATGGGTGTACGAGGCAGAGGAGCCAAAGCATGCAGCCATATCCCTGACAGGGGAGCCCACACTTTACCCGCACATAGGCGGACTCGTAGAGGCGTACGCAAAGAGGGGGATGACCACCTTCATCGTCACGAATGGTACCCTCCCGGAGAGGCTGGAGAAGTTGGAAAGAGAACCTACTCAGCTATATGTCACTGTCCCCGCCCCAAACGAGAGGCTCTACATGGAAATAACCCGCCCATTGTGGCCTGATGCATGGTCTAGGCTTCAGAAGACCCTAGAGATGCTCCAGTCCTTCTCCTCCCCAACCGTCATGAGGATACCCTTAATAAAGGGGTTTAATATGGATGATAAAGTTATAGAGGAATTCTCTCGGCTTATAAAGGAATCTCAGCCCACTTATGTGGAGCCCAAGGCCTACATGTGGGTAGGCTACTCTAGAAGGAGGCTAGGGAGGGAGAACATGCCAACCCATGAGGAGGTCAGGGCTTTCGCATCCAAAATAGCGGAGCTGGCGGGTTATAACATCATAGATGAGTCTCCTGAGAGTAGGATAGTGCTCTTATCGAGATTGGAGAGGGCGATAAGATTTTACTAA
- a CDS encoding AAA family ATPase, whose product MGAPASGKSTLCRRLAEVLGCRHINVGDMAEERGYILGRDEERDTLILDDDGIQEEISKILRVEKCLIVETISPYAIPQENVVLVVVVRCRPSVLLERLKSRGYRSLKIRENVEYEAIDGPLQDALEIADWDRIVQVDGCSGDLDLEVEHILMKLEGKDASRKFNWTNDFMSLLERLARENHGK is encoded by the coding sequence ATGGGAGCCCCTGCTTCCGGCAAGAGTACCCTGTGCCGGAGATTAGCTGAGGTGCTGGGATGCCGCCATATAAATGTGGGTGACATGGCCGAGGAGAGGGGATACATCTTAGGAAGGGATGAGGAGAGAGACACGCTAATCCTAGATGATGACGGTATCCAAGAAGAAATTTCCAAGATTCTAAGGGTAGAGAAATGCTTAATCGTCGAGACTATTTCTCCTTACGCCATTCCACAAGAGAATGTGGTTTTGGTGGTGGTCGTCAGGTGTAGGCCCTCCGTCCTCTTGGAGAGGCTGAAGTCGAGAGGATATCGTTCCCTTAAGATCAGGGAGAATGTAGAGTATGAGGCGATAGATGGTCCCTTACAGGACGCACTGGAGATTGCTGACTGGGATAGGATAGTGCAGGTTGACGGTTGTAGCGGCGATCTCGACCTCGAGGTTGAGCATATCTTGATGAAGCTCGAGGGCAAAGATGCGAGTAGGAAATTCAATTGGACTAACGATTTCATGTCTCTGCTGGAACGCCTCGCCCGCGAGAATCACGGGAAGTAG
- a CDS encoding homoserine kinase, protein MRVRAWSTSANLGPGYDIMGIAIDAFSDTVEIELVSGGPDAVVTEVKGPYAKSVPLGRRNSAAAAARAALKAAEQHLTARIKLWKGVPPGRGLGSSGASSAAAVRAVDLELGGVLSEEDLVRAAAEGEREASGSPHPDNVAPSLFGGLVVIGRRIVKLDPDARFVLSVPWTPIPERKTEKMRSLVPRSVKIEEMIRHYSHLASLLLGLATGDLRLAGEGMSYSLVDESRSRLIPGYREVRDIAMRSGALGVSISGAGPSMLFLCEECDRVAEEVRRAYKGLGIPATVMNVAPAGGADEV, encoded by the coding sequence ATGAGGGTCAGGGCGTGGAGCACTAGCGCCAACTTGGGGCCTGGTTATGACATAATGGGGATAGCAATTGATGCGTTCTCCGACACGGTCGAGATCGAGCTTGTTAGCGGTGGCCCGGACGCTGTAGTTACTGAGGTTAAGGGCCCCTATGCGAAGTCCGTACCCCTCGGAAGGAGAAACAGTGCTGCCGCTGCCGCCAGAGCCGCATTGAAAGCTGCGGAGCAGCATTTAACCGCTAGGATAAAGCTTTGGAAGGGAGTTCCGCCGGGTAGGGGTCTAGGAAGCAGTGGCGCGTCCTCGGCCGCAGCGGTGAGGGCAGTGGACTTGGAGCTGGGTGGTGTGCTATCGGAGGAGGATCTCGTGAGAGCAGCGGCTGAAGGGGAGAGGGAGGCATCGGGTTCTCCTCACCCGGATAACGTCGCTCCCTCTCTGTTCGGGGGGTTGGTCGTCATAGGAAGGAGGATCGTGAAGCTGGATCCTGATGCGAGGTTCGTCCTATCCGTTCCCTGGACACCTATTCCCGAGAGGAAGACTGAAAAAATGAGGTCCCTGGTCCCCAGAAGCGTGAAGATTGAAGAGATGATCAGGCACTACTCCCACTTGGCCTCCTTACTGCTCGGACTTGCTACAGGCGATTTGAGGTTAGCAGGAGAGGGGATGTCTTACTCCCTAGTAGACGAGTCCCGATCCAGGCTCATTCCAGGATATAGGGAGGTCAGGGACATAGCTATGAGATCTGGGGCCCTAGGTGTGTCCATCAGCGGAGCAGGACCGAGCATGCTGTTCCTATGCGAGGAGTGCGACCGAGTTGCCGAAGAGGTGAGGCGGGCTTATAAGGGGCTAGGTATACCAGCAACGGTGATGAATGTGGCGCCGGCTGGCGGCGCTGATGAGGTATGA
- a CDS encoding MFS transporter, with the protein MTEMINGIRELERDLKLLLIASIPTGLSGGMFYAVWGLYFETEGVNVSLLGLYSFLEGLLMAAVFIPAGLITDKMGRKKPVLIGYMFSAVSLAIVSLWGLNLLAIIVSGILGGCSSLALPAFQAWLADLAGSRMEEASSIQMFLYSVSFSAGSLMGWVPELMVMSSRDMNYSQAYRMMILLSMLATLIAIPFFLATKDKKMACSTANHPITLKDILRPLNSSMIRRLTFLLVLSSLATGFFYPLTSYYLGEKYGVESGPVGTVLSLIYLISSFSYLVAPVFSKLLGLVKFIVLSQGFAILVMALIPLTQDFLLASTLLILQVMGTYAPFPLIWALFMEYSPPDERGMVNSLYNLSVVGPRAISSLAGGNMMSISLEYPIFAFILLYSLYNLLFATLVRSPHYKKSYLAKVAENTGDENGFEGQDRCNTTEA; encoded by the coding sequence ATGACTGAAATGATTAACGGAATCAGGGAGCTAGAAAGGGATCTGAAACTATTGCTCATAGCAAGCATACCGACGGGGCTCTCTGGTGGGATGTTCTACGCCGTCTGGGGTTTATATTTCGAAACAGAAGGTGTAAATGTTAGTCTACTGGGTCTCTATAGCTTCTTGGAAGGTCTATTAATGGCGGCAGTCTTCATTCCGGCCGGTCTCATCACCGATAAGATGGGAAGGAAGAAACCCGTGCTGATAGGGTACATGTTTTCCGCCGTGTCTCTAGCCATAGTATCGCTATGGGGTCTAAACCTACTGGCGATAATCGTGAGTGGGATCTTGGGAGGCTGTAGCTCCCTCGCCCTACCCGCCTTCCAAGCCTGGCTAGCCGACCTCGCTGGTAGCAGAATGGAAGAGGCCTCGAGCATCCAGATGTTCCTTTACAGCGTCAGCTTCTCAGCTGGGAGTCTAATGGGATGGGTTCCCGAGCTTATGGTCATGTCGTCTCGAGACATGAACTACTCCCAAGCCTACCGAATGATGATACTCCTCTCCATGCTCGCGACTCTGATCGCCATACCCTTCTTTCTGGCCACTAAAGACAAGAAGATGGCATGTTCAACGGCCAATCACCCAATAACTCTCAAAGACATCCTGAGACCTCTGAACTCCTCCATGATACGGAGGCTCACTTTCCTCCTAGTCCTATCCAGCTTGGCCACAGGGTTCTTCTATCCTTTAACCAGCTATTACTTGGGAGAGAAGTATGGGGTCGAGTCCGGACCGGTTGGGACCGTTCTCTCCCTGATATACCTTATATCATCATTCAGTTACCTAGTAGCTCCGGTGTTCTCCAAGCTCTTGGGGCTCGTGAAATTCATCGTACTGTCCCAAGGCTTCGCCATACTCGTGATGGCTCTGATCCCCCTAACCCAAGACTTCCTGCTAGCCTCTACGCTACTTATCCTTCAAGTGATGGGAACTTATGCGCCCTTCCCGCTGATATGGGCACTTTTCATGGAGTACTCACCTCCTGACGAGAGAGGAATGGTTAACTCTCTCTATAACCTGTCGGTAGTGGGTCCTAGGGCCATTTCCTCGCTGGCAGGAGGAAATATGATGAGCATATCACTTGAGTACCCCATATTCGCCTTCATCCTTCTGTATTCCCTCTATAACTTATTATTCGCCACTCTCGTGAGGAGTCCCCATTACAAGAAGAGTTATCTGGCAAAAGTGGCAGAGAACACGGGAGATGAGAATGGATTTGAGGGGCAGGATAGATGCAACACTACTGAAGCATGA